Proteins co-encoded in one Stomoxys calcitrans chromosome 5, idStoCalc2.1, whole genome shotgun sequence genomic window:
- the LOC106080971 gene encoding mitochondrial import receptor subunit TOM7 homolog: MGLSPGVKERLEVVYEIAKTTFHWGFVPMVLYLGFKKGAEPGMPPLTIMSLLWQ, translated from the exons atgggTTTATCACCAGGAGTTAAGGAACGTTTGGAAGTTGTCTATGAAATCGCCAAAACCACATTCCATTGGGGTTTTGTGCCAATGGTTTTGTATTTGG GTTTCAAGAAAGGAGCTGAACCTGGTATGCCACCATTAACTATTATGAGCTTATTGTGGCAATAA
- the LOC106080965 gene encoding UDP-glycosyltransferase UGT4 yields the protein MQHNFELKKPPFLKWLKLLLLLGYVSNQPTYAAKILGLFPHASESHFMVMRTFMMELARRDHNVTIYSSHRLDDRLDNLKEIIIEPEFPFWKEVQKQAGAKDLLELSKLSDEKLSKYLAQAGAALMDNFLDNYQVKDLLSLQPDDFDYDLIIVDMFYTESLLAMGYYFRTPIVAIVSKDFSDYMELVQEMLVPTACLPYDLENYDANLGFWQRLNNVKQCVNRRNSFIEDHYGSQEKIIKKHFHKIQGGLPSIMDLQSNLALLLVNNYYPLAAPKPLVPNIIPVGGLQIRAPRELPWQIRRFLDEARSGVVYINMGDEQLCGDIPKEKLEALLHVFNKREERFLWTCHDIQKMEGLPKNVMLQHLVPQTDILAHPHVKIFITNGDLLALQESIVRHVPIVGIPMFKNELENVIMAEKLQIGLRIDYANLTETSLGWALDSMAYKEFYILNIRDISKIFRDRPLGGLANALFWLDYVVRYGNQPLRTNGIGMPLGEMHLNDLMIYNFMITLLVLASLVGLYFVGLFVYRKRQTEKMFSKLN from the exons ATGCAACATAATTTTGAATTG AAAAAACCTCCCTTTCTAAAATGGCTTAAACTACTTCTGCTGCTGGGATATGTTTCAAATCAGCCTACATATGCAGCAAAAATTCTCGGATTATTTCCCCATGCCAGTGAAAGTCATTTTATGGTCATGAGAACTTTTATGATGGAACTAGCACGTCGGGATCATAATGTCACCATTTACAGTAGTCACCGTTTAGATGATCGCTTGGATAACCTCAAGGAAATTATAATAGAACCAGAATTTCCATTTTGGAAAGAAG TCCAGAAACAAGCGGGGGCAAAGGACCTTCTCGAGTTGAGCAAGTTAAGCGATGAGAAACTATCAAAATATTTGGCTCAAGCAGGTGCAGCGTTAATGGATAACTTTTTGGATAATTACCAAGTAAAGGATCTACTAAGTCTCCAGCCAGATGATTTCGATTATGATCTGATAATAGTGGATATGTTTTATACGGAATCTCTATTGGCGATGGGTTATTATTTCAGAACTCCCATTGTTGCCATAGTAAGCAAAGATTTTTCAGACTACATGGAACTAGTTCAGGAGATGCTGGTACCAACTGCTTGTTTGCCCTACGACTTGGAAAACTATGATGCCAATTTGGGTTTCTGGCAAAGACTGAATAACGTTAAACAATGTGTAAACAGGCGCAATAGCTTCATAGAAGACCATTATGGCAGTCAGGAGAAAATTATAAAGaaacattttcacaaaattcaaG GTGGCCTGCCCTCTATTATGGATCTGCAATCGAATTTAGCCTTGCTTTTGGTCAATAACTACTATCCCTTGGCTGCACCTAAACCCTTAGTGCCCAATATAATACCTGTTGGAGGTTTGCAGATCAGGGCCCCACGTGAACTACCCTGGCAGATACGCCGCTTTCTGGATGAGGCTCGTTCTGGAGTGGTCTACATTAATATGGGTGATGAACAACTATGCGGAGACATACCCAAAGAAAAACTAGAGGCCCTGCTACACGTCTTCAACAAACGAGAAGAACGTTTCCTTTGGACTTGCCATGACATACAGAAAATGGAAGGCCTTCCTAAGAACGTCATGTTGCAACATTTAGTACCACAAACCGATATTCTAGCTCATCCAcatgttaaaattttcataactaATGGAGATTTGTTGGCTCTGCAAGAATCCATAGTTCGCCATGTCCCCATAGTGGGTATTCCCATGTTCAAAAATGAATTGGAAAATGTGATAATGGCCGAAAAACTACAAATCGGCTTGCGTATAGACTATGCAAATTTAACTGAAACTTCATTGGGCTGGGCTTTGGATTCAATGGCCTATAAGGAATTTTATATACTCAACATTAGAGATATTTCCAAGATCTTTCGTGACCGACCTTTGGGTGGTTTGGCTAATGCCCTCTTTTGGCTTGACTATGTGGTACGCTATGGCAATCAACCTTTGAGGACTAATGGCATAGGAATGCCTTTGGGAGAAATGCATTTAAATGATTTaatgatttataattttatgatCACCCTACTGGTATTGGCATCTTTGGTGGGCCTTTACTTTGTGGGCCTGTTTGTGTATCGAAAAAGACAAACGgaaaaaatgttctctaaattaaattaa